The following are encoded in a window of Nibricoccus aquaticus genomic DNA:
- a CDS encoding complex I subunit 1/NuoH family protein: MFDFFFNLPLWVQIVAKGLAVIAVVFPIAGACSLAERKVSAWIQGRPGPNRALPWGLGYIPVIGPMLQKLGVFHLMADGGKLLFKEDPVPGNVNKFYFILAPIIAIIPAFTTVVFVPFGAYFNEAGRIVPLILANLDIGLLGVFAVSSLGVYSLILAGWASNSKYPFLGGVRASAQLISYELSMTLSVVPVFLWINAPGQPGTLSLAKVVEFQSLPGFLGGAWFVFLMPLSAFLFLVALFAETNRQPFDMPESESDLVGGFHTEYGSFKWSLFFVAEYAHMTVGSGIFVLLFLGGWNPLPWIPLETVVGWLSGLGEFATHPLFVGILSISIFLGKVLFFIFFFMWVRWTLPRFRYDQVMKMGWQILLPLSIANLIFYMIAIAFIQK, from the coding sequence ATGTTCGACTTCTTCTTCAATCTTCCGCTCTGGGTTCAAATCGTCGCCAAAGGCCTCGCGGTCATTGCCGTGGTCTTCCCGATCGCCGGTGCCTGCTCGCTGGCCGAGCGCAAAGTCTCTGCTTGGATTCAAGGCCGCCCCGGCCCGAATCGCGCGCTTCCTTGGGGGCTCGGTTACATCCCGGTCATCGGCCCGATGCTCCAAAAGCTCGGCGTTTTCCATCTCATGGCCGACGGCGGCAAACTCCTCTTCAAAGAGGATCCGGTCCCCGGAAACGTTAACAAGTTCTACTTCATCCTCGCCCCGATTATCGCGATTATCCCGGCGTTCACGACGGTCGTCTTCGTTCCGTTCGGTGCATACTTCAACGAAGCGGGCCGCATCGTTCCGCTGATCCTCGCCAATCTCGACATCGGTCTGCTCGGTGTCTTCGCCGTTTCTTCGCTCGGCGTTTATTCGCTGATCCTCGCCGGTTGGGCGTCCAACTCGAAGTATCCGTTTCTCGGAGGCGTCCGCGCCTCGGCCCAGCTCATCTCTTACGAACTCTCGATGACGCTGTCGGTGGTTCCGGTTTTCCTCTGGATCAACGCTCCCGGCCAGCCCGGCACGCTCAGTCTCGCCAAGGTCGTGGAGTTCCAAAGCCTTCCCGGTTTCCTCGGTGGCGCCTGGTTCGTCTTCCTGATGCCGCTTTCGGCCTTCCTCTTTCTCGTCGCACTCTTCGCCGAAACCAACCGCCAGCCGTTCGACATGCCCGAGTCCGAGTCCGATCTCGTCGGCGGTTTCCACACCGAGTACGGCTCCTTCAAGTGGTCGCTGTTCTTCGTTGCCGAGTACGCGCACATGACGGTCGGTTCCGGCATCTTCGTGCTGCTCTTCCTGGGCGGTTGGAATCCGCTTCCATGGATTCCTCTCGAAACAGTTGTGGGCTGGCTCTCCGGCCTCGGTGAATTCGCGACGCATCCGCTCTTCGTCGGCATCCTCTCGATCAGCATTTTCCTCGGGAAGGTTCTTTTCTTCATCTTCTTCTTCATGTGGGTGCGTTGGACGCTCCCGCGTTTCCGCTACGATCAAGTTATGAAGATGGGCTGGCAGATCCTTCTCCCGCTCTCCATCGCGAACCTGATCTTCTACATGATCGCGATCGCCTTCATTCAAAAGTAA
- a CDS encoding NuoI/complex I 23 kDa subunit family protein yields MAVIEVERKSLTLVERTYIPAILSGLKTTWKRMLAPNVTLSYPEQRPEIPTGYRGVPTLVKDPNGREKCVSCQLCEFVCPPKAIRITPGEIAPDSPTAHVEKAPQEFEIDMLRCIYCGLCQEVCPEEAIWLQNQYSMTGFTRAEMVNNKEKLYAIGGTLPDNHFKWDKKKSAEEHGNAH; encoded by the coding sequence ATGGCCGTCATCGAAGTCGAACGCAAATCCCTCACGCTCGTCGAGCGCACCTACATCCCGGCGATTCTCTCAGGCCTGAAGACGACCTGGAAGCGCATGCTCGCGCCCAACGTCACGCTCTCGTACCCCGAGCAGCGCCCCGAGATTCCCACCGGTTACCGCGGCGTTCCCACGCTCGTGAAAGACCCGAACGGCCGCGAGAAATGCGTCTCCTGCCAGCTCTGCGAATTCGTCTGTCCGCCCAAAGCCATCCGCATCACGCCCGGCGAAATCGCTCCTGACTCGCCCACTGCGCACGTTGAAAAAGCCCCGCAGGAATTCGAGATCGATATGCTGCGCTGCATCTACTGCGGCCTTTGCCAGGAAGTCTGCCCCGAGGAAGCGATCTGGCTTCAGAATCAGTATTCCATGACCGGCTTCACCCGTGCCGAGATGGTGAACAACAAGGAGAAGCTCTACGCCATCGGCGGCACGCTCCCTGACAATCACTTCAAGTGGGACAAAAAGAAGTCCGCCGAAGAACACGGCAACGCCCACTAA
- a CDS encoding NADH-quinone oxidoreductase subunit J family protein has protein sequence MSDTYFYIFAALTVGSALAVVFNKNAVAAALAFLFSLCGVAGLFLQLDAQLLAILLVLVYAGAVVALFLFIIMLLDMQGGERKPFKKVTIFASTIAGALLLLGVYSFAKRPELTQFPAAGQASNLLLDLKFYGAQLFTTYLLPVQVVGFLLLISMLGVIVLSKKFEGLEDVK, from the coding sequence ATGTCCGACACCTACTTCTACATCTTCGCCGCCCTGACGGTCGGCTCTGCGCTCGCCGTCGTGTTCAACAAGAACGCCGTGGCCGCCGCGCTCGCATTCCTCTTCAGCCTGTGCGGCGTCGCGGGACTTTTCCTCCAGCTCGACGCCCAGCTCCTCGCGATCCTGCTCGTGCTCGTTTATGCCGGCGCCGTCGTCGCCCTGTTCCTTTTCATTATCATGCTCCTCGACATGCAGGGTGGGGAACGAAAGCCGTTCAAAAAAGTAACCATCTTCGCCAGCACCATCGCCGGTGCGCTCCTCCTGCTGGGCGTGTACAGCTTCGCCAAGCGCCCCGAGCTCACCCAATTCCCAGCCGCCGGTCAGGCCTCCAATCTCCTGCTCGATCTCAAATTCTACGGCGCGCAGCTCTTCACGACTTATCTGCTGCCCGTGCAGGTCGTCGGCTTCCTGCTGCTCATCTCGATGCTTGGCGTGATCGTACTCAGCAAAAAATTCGAAGGACTGGAGGACGTTAAATGA